One stretch of Schlesneria sp. DSM 10557 DNA includes these proteins:
- the solA gene encoding N-methyl-L-tryptophan oxidase: MQSPTDDDRMFDAIVLGVGGMGSAACLELARRGVRVLGLEQYPLCHNRGSSHGESRIIRKAYFEHPDYVPLLHRAYDLWSQLESATGRKLLLPTGLVLSGPPEGETIRGARQSAELHRLQLENLSPEEAQRRFSGLIFPPEHAVAFESGAGTLLVDDCVRAHIDEAVRHGALIRESEPVLDWSTDGTTVQVRTSGRQYQARSLVVTAGAWAKDLLKQAGLPLRVLRKTVCWFPLRQPRLAADQGAPTYFYELPHGTFYGFPSLDGTTIKVAEHSGGDPVDDPATVDRELHPSDLVRLQSFVEQFIPDALPDPVRHSVCLYTVTPDQHFVIDTHPVWRNVVVGAGFSGHGFKFCPVVGEALADLALEGTTSLPIGFLGTSRPALRG; the protein is encoded by the coding sequence ATGCAATCGCCAACTGACGATGACCGGATGTTCGATGCCATCGTGCTGGGCGTCGGAGGAATGGGTTCGGCCGCGTGTCTTGAACTGGCGCGCCGTGGTGTCCGAGTACTGGGACTGGAGCAGTATCCGCTCTGCCATAATCGCGGTAGCTCGCACGGCGAATCGCGGATTATCCGGAAAGCTTACTTCGAACATCCCGACTATGTTCCCCTGCTGCATCGGGCCTATGACCTGTGGAGCCAGTTAGAGTCCGCTACGGGACGAAAGCTCTTGCTGCCGACGGGGCTCGTGTTATCAGGCCCCCCTGAAGGAGAGACGATCCGCGGGGCTCGGCAATCGGCGGAACTCCATCGACTGCAACTGGAGAATCTGTCCCCCGAAGAGGCTCAACGGCGATTTTCAGGATTAATTTTTCCCCCGGAACACGCGGTCGCCTTTGAATCAGGCGCGGGGACGCTGCTCGTCGATGATTGCGTGCGAGCCCACATTGACGAGGCGGTTCGTCACGGCGCTCTCATCCGCGAGAGTGAGCCGGTACTGGATTGGTCGACGGACGGTACCACGGTGCAGGTGCGGACGAGTGGCCGTCAGTATCAGGCTCGATCTCTTGTCGTGACTGCGGGGGCCTGGGCAAAAGACTTGCTCAAGCAAGCAGGTTTGCCACTGCGTGTGCTTCGCAAGACTGTCTGCTGGTTCCCCCTTCGTCAGCCCCGACTGGCGGCAGACCAGGGAGCCCCGACCTACTTCTATGAACTGCCGCACGGGACGTTCTATGGATTTCCCAGCCTGGACGGAACCACGATCAAAGTGGCAGAACATTCCGGAGGGGACCCCGTCGACGATCCCGCCACAGTCGATCGCGAACTGCATCCCTCAGACTTGGTCCGGCTCCAGTCGTTCGTCGAGCAATTCATCCCCGACGCGCTGCCGGATCCGGTTCGCCATTCGGTCTGTCTGTACACGGTGACTCCCGATCAGCACTTTGTGATTGATACACACCCGGTCTGGAGGAACGTCGTCGTGGGGGCAGGGTTCTCGGGACATGGTTTCAAATTCTGTCCGGTCGTCGGCGAAGCGTTGGCGGATCTGGCACTCGAAGGAACCACCTCGCTGCCGATCGGCTTTCTCGGTACTTCGCGTCCTGCGCTAAGGGGATGA